From the Vibrio tubiashii ATCC 19109 genome, the window ACCTAACATGCCTAAAGAATTCTTATGTGTGCCTGGGAACGCGCCAAGCCCCATTAAAGTACTAACTACTGGCAAGTTTAGCGCTTCGGCCAGTTTAGTAAGATGCTGCTCAGCTTCAGAAATGACGGCACCACCACCCACATAGAGTACTGGCTTCTTCGCTTCTAAAAGCGTCTTAAGACCTTTTTTGATCTGGCCTTTGTGACCTGTAGTTGTCGGTTTGTATGAGCGCATCGACAGTGACTGCGGGTATTCATATGGCAGTTTTACCTGAGGATTCATGACATCTTTAGGTAAGTCGATCAAAACTGGGCCAGGTCTACCAGTAGTGGCAATATAGAAAGCTTTCTTCACTGTTTCAGGAATATCTTCTGCTTTCTTAACAAGGAAACTGTGTTTAACCACTGGGCGAGATACACCAACGATGTCACACTCTTGGAAGGCGTCGTTACCAATCATGTTGTTTGGTACGTTACCTGAGATAACGATCATTGGGATTGAGTCCATGTATGCGGTCGCAATACCTGTGATGGTATTAGTTGCACCAGGGCCGGAACAGACTAGCACCACGCCAGGGTTGCCAGTCGCACGTGCATAACCATCAGCCATATGCGTAGCGGCTTGCTCATGACGTACTAGAACGTGTTTGATTTGGTCGGTTTTAGCGTGAAGCGCATCGTAAATATCAAGAACAGAGCCTCCTGGGTAACCAAAGATCTGTTCAACGTTTTCTTCGATCAGAGATTGCACAACCATCTCTGCACCGGACAACATTGCTGCCATATTTTTCTCCTTAACCAGTTTTCCGCCACATAAGGTCAATGTGATGGACTGGTTTTTCATAGTTAGGTCTTATTCGTAGCCTAAATCGAAATACTTCCACTTTTTCGGCTATGTCTTGCTCATAGGTAACATAAAGCAAGGTCACGCAACAAATGTAACGTTTTATTATCAATGGGTCTAATGCGATTTCCATCTCACTTTAAACAATATGCTATTTGTCAACATCAAGTTACAGAAACCGGCTAATAAGAAAGCCAAAACTAGATAGTTAAACCATAAACACAAATAAATTCGGTTAATAATTTTAGATTAACTTTTCAATATTCAGCGAATCGTCGTGGTAAGTAAGCTGAAAAGCAGGATAAAAAAATCCCTCAGAAAGCAAATAATCTCTCTGAGGGATTTTTAAACAGTTGCGAAATTTACTAGCGAGAAAGTTACTTCTTCTCTACCTTATCGCTGTACATTTCTTCAATTTCATCCTGATATTTGTCGTTAATCACTTTGCGACGCAGTTTTTGTGTCGGTGTTAACTCACCAGCATCCATTGAGAAAGCCTTTGGTAGGAGTTTAAATTTCTTCACCTGCTCAAATTTAGCCAGTTCTTGCTGTAGTTCGTTGACGCGTTTTTCTAGCATCTCCACCACTTGGTGGTGCTTAATTAGCTCAACGCGATCGTGGTATTTAATGTTTAGCTCTTTGGCATACTCTTCCAAAGAGTCGTAGCAAGGAACAATAAGAGCCGAAACAAACTTGCGCGTGTCTGCAATAACAGCGATCTGTTCGATAAAGTGATCTTTACCAATCGCACCTTCAATCATCTGCGGCGCGATGTATTTACCACCCGATGTTTTCATCAGTTCTTTAATTCGATCGGTAATAAACAGGTTACCATTTTCATCGATATGACCTGCGTCACCGGTCTTTAAGAAGCCATGCTCATCGAATGTCTTAGCTGTCTCTTCCGGCATCTTGTAATAGCCACGCATAACCATAGGGCCGCGAACTAAGATTTCATTATTTTCGCCAATCTTTACCTGAGCACCTGGCATCGCCATACCGATCGAATCTGGGTTAAAGCACTTATCATCCCAACACGATACCGTCGCAGTCGTTTCTGTCATGCCATAACCAAGCTTGACGTTAATCCCGATAGCATGGAAAAAACGACCTATGGTTTCGTCTAGCTTCGCACCACCACAAGGCATGAAGTTGATTTGTCCACCAAGTAGTGCTCGTAATTTCGATAGTACTAACTTATCCGCTAAAGCATGAGACTTCTTGAGTGCGATTGAAGGCTTACGTCCTTCTTGATGACACACAGCCATCTTAGCGCCCATGTTAACTGCCCAGGTAAACAAGACTTTGCGAATAAATGGCGCTTTGGCAACTTTTTCATGAATGGCAGAGAAAATCTTTTCGTAAAAGCGCGGAACCGCACACATCACAGTTGGGCGTACTTCACTCAAGGCATCACGTACCTGCATGGTATCTTGCAGATAGCAGTTGGTCGCCCCTTTATATAGTGCGTAGAAAGTCCAAGCACGTTCAAAAACATGAGAAAGAGGTAAGAAACAGAGAGAAACATCGCTCTGCGATAAGCTTAAACGCTGATCATGTCCTTCAAGCTGAGCACCAATATTCGCGTAATCTACCATCACGCCTTTCGGCTGACCTGTGGTACCTGAGGTGTAAATCAAAGTAAGAAGGTCATCCAGATTCGCTTGTTCTAAACGGATATCAAGCTCTTGCTGATGCACTTTATCTACATTGGCAATCAGTCGCTGCCAGCTAATGGCAAACTCATGTTCACCGACATCGATGTCATCAGACATAGCGACGATAAGTTCAAGCTGCTCACATTGGTCAAAAATAGACACGGCAGCGTCAAATTGAGGCTGCTCACCAACAAACAGCACTCGGACGTCAGCATCTTGCAAGATGTAAGCAGATTGAGCCGCTGTGTTGGTTGGGTAAATAGGTACGGTAACCGCACGAACTTGCAGAGCAGCAAAGTCTGCGATTGTCCACTGCGGCATATTGTTAGAGAAGATACCGATCTTGTCTTGAATTCGGATACCATGAGCCAATAGAGCAAGTGACAATGCATCCACTTGCTGACCAAACTGCTTCCAGCTAATGCCATTCCAAACATTGCCTACTTTATGCTTAAGCGCAATGCGATCATTGCCTTTCGCAATCTGGTCTCGAATACGTTTTACGATATGAAAATCTAGGTTGGCCATCTTTACTACCTTTAGCTTACACCTGTAAGCTTTAATCAGCGCACAAGTGTACATTTCACTTTAGAAAAGGCAACTGATGAGCGTCAAAGTTATCAATTAAAGTAGGGTCGGTTGACCTTTTGCGGTCAAATTTTGTTCGAGATAAAAGCATTTTAATCGAGGCGAGAGGCTTGTCGACTAGTCATTCTAATCAAAAGAACTCTCAACAAAGAGTAAGACGGTTTTAGCGGGGGCGCCCAGCTCGAACCCTTCGGGCAGCGTTTGTGGGGCCTTTCAACTTCGTTATCGGCTTATCGAGTAGAGCAACCACACATCAGAGCCTCTGCCTTGTATAAAAGCCCCACACACAGCTGCAAAATTCAGCTCAAAAGGCCAATAGACCCTAGAAAAAAACCTTGAATGGCGGGGCCATTCAAGGTTTTTAATTGCAGTAAAATGTGATGATTAATCTAGTGCGACAACTTCACCACAAATCATCATCAGTTGGTCACGAAGCCAGATGTGACCTTTGTCTTTTTCGCTTGATTCGTGCCAGCTTAAGTAGCCGCTGATCTTGCCATTTTCGAATGGGAAGTCGATCACTTGCAGCTGATCTTTGTTTGCTGCGTTCTCAACCATCCAACGCGGAGCAATCGTTACAAGCTCTGATTGACCAACAACGTAAAGCACATTGCTCAGGCTTGTACCTTCATAGTATGCCTGAACGTCTAGGTCGCGGTAAGCCTGTTCAGAGAAGCTGCGCTGACCATGAACTTTAGAGAGCTTAGCATGACGCTCTCGAACCAATAGGTCAGGTGTCACTACACCTTGAATGCGAGGGTGAGCTTTAGAAGCAACAACAACTAACTCGTCTTGGAAGATTTCTGTGCTTGAGAAGCCTTGCTCATCAAAACGTGCGTAATCAATAACAAAATCGATCTCTTGGTAACGCATACGCTCAGCTAGCTGACGATCAAACTCAGCATCAAGGTGAAGCTGAACATTTGGCGCTAGTTCATGAATAGTCGACATGATCTTTGGAGCAAAACGCATATCACATGGGCTACAGATCGCCAGTTTAAATAAACGCGTTGATGTTTCTGGAGAGAACACTGAGCTAGGTAGCTCATTGCGGATTAGTTGTAGCGCTTGACGAACAGGACCAAATAGTTGGCGAGCACGCTGAGTTGGCTGAATACCACGACCCTGACGCATAAATAGCTCATCGTTAAACATGACTTTTAGGCGAGCAACTGCATTACTAACTGCTGGTTGAGACATACCTAAGTTATGCGCAGCACGAGTGATGTTCTGCTCTTGCATAACCGCATCAAACACAGTTAAAAGGTTTAGATCTACTCCACGTAAAGTACTTTCCATGCGGTAGCTAGCGATAGCACTCATAGACTCTTTCTTATCAATCATTGGGGATGCCTCTTTAAATTCTTCAGCGTATATGGTCGTTAAATTGAAATTTGAGTTAGGAATAGAAAACCCATTTCTCGCCTCATCTGTTGTATTTATTTGTTAGATGTTTGTCGGCGAACCATTACTATCAACGAATCATTCAGCGATTAGCAATAAGATTGACAATTAATCAGTATTTTTTACCTATAATCCTGAATAGTTATTAAATTACAAATAGTTAAATAGATTATAAAAAGTTATAAAGCACACTGTTTTATAGATATATATAGAAATTTGATATTAATACCCCCTGTTAAAACTCAGTATCAGACATGAGCCAAAGCTATAATTCGAATGGTGGAAACAAAAACAGCATCAATAATTGATGCTGTTATTCGATATGAGTAAAACGTTTGCTATAGATTGGTGACGTAGCTAGGGAAGTCAACTTTCTCCCATAAGCTCTCCGTCAAGGCAGATTTGTCTTCCCAATCACCCTGTTTAATCCAAGCGACAATGGCTTCTGCTACGTCTGGATAATTGACACTCTCAGCGCTCGATTCATCTAGCCAATTTCGTACCACAGCCGCATCTAAGATCTCCATACAAGTCGCTAAGCCCAAGTCTTCCAGAGTTGCCACGTTGCTCACTTGTTCAAACTGCCCCGTCAATGGTTTTAGTAATAGCTTCTTGCCAAGAGTGAGTGCCTCAGAAGGAAGCTCAAAACCACCATTCGCAATCACCCCTTTGCAGCGCTGAAGGTGAAGTTGAAACGAGTATAAACTTAACGGCATAAACTCTATGTTGTCGATTGTTTTCGGCTCAATGACTTCGGGGTGATAACAGACAAAATGTTGACTGGTAAATCTCAG encodes:
- a CDS encoding AMP-dependent synthetase/ligase, with protein sequence MANLDFHIVKRIRDQIAKGNDRIALKHKVGNVWNGISWKQFGQQVDALSLALLAHGIRIQDKIGIFSNNMPQWTIADFAALQVRAVTVPIYPTNTAAQSAYILQDADVRVLFVGEQPQFDAAVSIFDQCEQLELIVAMSDDIDVGEHEFAISWQRLIANVDKVHQQELDIRLEQANLDDLLTLIYTSGTTGQPKGVMVDYANIGAQLEGHDQRLSLSQSDVSLCFLPLSHVFERAWTFYALYKGATNCYLQDTMQVRDALSEVRPTVMCAVPRFYEKIFSAIHEKVAKAPFIRKVLFTWAVNMGAKMAVCHQEGRKPSIALKKSHALADKLVLSKLRALLGGQINFMPCGGAKLDETIGRFFHAIGINVKLGYGMTETTATVSCWDDKCFNPDSIGMAMPGAQVKIGENNEILVRGPMVMRGYYKMPEETAKTFDEHGFLKTGDAGHIDENGNLFITDRIKELMKTSGGKYIAPQMIEGAIGKDHFIEQIAVIADTRKFVSALIVPCYDSLEEYAKELNIKYHDRVELIKHHQVVEMLEKRVNELQQELAKFEQVKKFKLLPKAFSMDAGELTPTQKLRRKVINDKYQDEIEEMYSDKVEKK
- the leuO gene encoding transcriptional regulator LeuO — protein: MIDKKESMSAIASYRMESTLRGVDLNLLTVFDAVMQEQNITRAAHNLGMSQPAVSNAVARLKVMFNDELFMRQGRGIQPTQRARQLFGPVRQALQLIRNELPSSVFSPETSTRLFKLAICSPCDMRFAPKIMSTIHELAPNVQLHLDAEFDRQLAERMRYQEIDFVIDYARFDEQGFSSTEIFQDELVVVASKAHPRIQGVVTPDLLVRERHAKLSKVHGQRSFSEQAYRDLDVQAYYEGTSLSNVLYVVGQSELVTIAPRWMVENAANKDQLQVIDFPFENGKISGYLSWHESSEKDKGHIWLRDQLMMICGEVVALD